The Luteolibacter arcticus genome includes the window CGGAAGAAGGCATCGCCATCCCCCGGCTTGGTCATCTTCATCCACCGGGCAAAGTCTTCCTTCTCCTGCTTCGGCTTTTGCGTGAAGAGATTGTAGGCGATGCGCACCGTAAGTTCGTCGCGCTCGTGGAGCTGGCGGATGATCGCGTAATCGTCCGGGTAGTTCTGGAATCCGCCGCCAGCATCGATGCAGCTCGTCACCCCGAGGCGATTCAGCTCGCGCATGAAATGGCGCGTCGAGTTTAGCTGATGCTCGGGCGGCAGCTTCGGGCCCTTCGCCAGCGTCGCGTAGAGGATCATCGCGTTCGGCCGGGCGATGAGCAGGCCGGTGGGGTTGCCATTCTTGTCGCGCTGGATCTCCCCGCCGGGAGGATCGGGCGTGTCCTTGGTGTAGCCGCACGCCCGCAGTGCGGCGTGATTGAGCAAGGCGCGGCAGTAGAGATGAAGGATGAAGACGGGGGTGTCGGGCGCGGCTTCATTGAGTTCGTCGAGCGTCGGCATGCGCTGTTCGACGAATTGAAACTCACTCCATGAGCCGACCACGCGCACCCACTGGCCTGTCGGCGTGACGGCCGCCTGAAGCTTCAGCATGCGCATCGCCTCTGATAGCGAAGGGATGCCGTCCCAACGCAGCTCGAGGTTGTAATTCAGCCCACCGCGGATGAGGTGGAGATGGGAATCGTTCAGGCCGGGAATGACGCGGTGGCCTTGGAGGTCGATGACCTTCGTCTGCGGTCCCGGTTGAATCTCCTCGTCGCTGGTGGCGAGGATGCGGCCGTCCTTGATCGCGACGTGTTTCGCTTCCGGCTTCGCGGGATCGAGGGTCGTGACGCGGCCGTTGCGGAGGATGAGATCGGGAGTTTCCATAACTTTGTTAGATCGTGGGAAAGAGCCAGCGGCGGAAGAGCTTGGTGAGATTCGGCATCACCACCCAGGTCAGCAGGGCAACGACGAGGCCGGTGACGAGGACATTCCGCGCAAGCGGATGCCACGCCGGCAGGAGCTTGCCGAAGAGCGGCGGCAGCACCGAGGTCAGCGGGTAAACGCCGAGGAACGTGACGAGCGCCATCTTCGGCTTCGGCGGTGGATGGGCATGCGGCTGGCCCGGCAGCGTGAACCACCCGGAGAGCCCACCCATCTCCTCAATGTGCGGATCTTCCTCGGTCAGCGTGCGCAGGCGGACCATCCACTCCTTGTAGGCCTCCGATGCCGTGAATGCCCGCCGAGCCTCCATGTCCGCAAAACGATCGACCACCGTGTAGTCGCGTGGATGGCCCTGCTCCGAGCGCAGCACGTGAATTCCGCGATTGCCCGGGAACGAGAGTGCGAAGGTGATGAACTCACGCATCGCGCCCTCGAAGTCCGCCTCACAGCCCGGCTTGGTGCGGCGGCGGACGACGACGGTCACGGAGGGATCTTCCGGTGGCGGGGACATGCTCTATTCGGGGTGTTGGGTGGCGGCGCGCCGGTGTGACGCGCTTTCTTCAAAACTCCTGCCGGAAGCTGGCCTGGAGATAGTCCACGCTACTCCCGCCGACTCCGGTCAGCGATGGTCCGGCCTGGTGGTGCGTGTAGCCGAGGAACATGGACGTGGCCGAGGTGATCTCCCAAGCCAGCGACGCATTGAAGGCGGTGCCGAGGTAGCGTTCACCATCGACCGCCGGGCCGCCAAGCCGTTGGAGCGGAGGTCCATAGATGGCATCGTCCGGACTGAAGCGCCACTGGAAGTTCACCCCGAAGGTCAGCTCCACATTCTCGCGCGGCTTCAGTGCGACGAGTGGGTTCAGGTTGTAGAGATTCGAGGGCGAGAGGAAGCCGCCCTCGTTGAAATAGTTGTTCGCCTGAAACAGCGGGTGAAACGTGTGCAGCGTGCCAGTGTCATCACCTCCGGAAATCGCATCGGCGCGGAGTTGCAAAGACGGACGCCACGGCGCGTCCATGAAGACGTAGCCGATTCCGAGGCTCGCGGCTCCCGCGATGATTTCGCGGCCGGCAGCCTCGCCGAACTGGAAGATTAGCTCGGTATTGAGGATCACCGGCTCGGTCTCCCGCCAGCAGCGGGCACCGAGCGTGTGCCGGGTTTCATGACCACCGTCCTCCGCGAAGATCGAATCCTCATCGCGCAGGCCGATGTAGTAGAGGTCCAGGAAGTTCCCGCGTGTCAGCGGCATCACCGAGTAGAGGCTCCAAAACCGGATGTCGCCGGCATGCGACACGTTGTCGAAAGCCCCGGGCTCCACCGCGACCGGTGAGGCGATGAACGCATCCACCCGGCTGTGCTCGTCGCACTGCCACGATAGCACAAGCGCATCATGGGCGAGCCTTTGATTGGCACCCTCACGTGCTGCCAACAAACGACCCGACCCGTAGTAGAGTGTCTGACGCCCCGCGCGTATTTCGAGAGTGTCGTTGCCGAAAGTAAGATCGCCCTGCGCGAAGAGCTGGAGGAAATCCACGTCATCCTCATCCGGCGGGGCGAGCGGCGATTCCTTTCCCCACATGCGGCCCCACGTCAGCTCGGCGGCCAAGCGCAACGACTGATCGTTCTCCCATGAGAACATCGCCTGCACGCGTTGGTGAATCCAATCATCGTCGTCCACCGGGCCCAGCCCGAGATCGAGTCCATGGTAGCTCTCGTACATTGTCCGCGCATGGCCATCGATGGACCATCGCGATTCGTCCGGCTCGGCGTGGCACAGCCCGGCGAGCACGGGAAGGAGCGCGAGGTTTCGCATCGCGATCATCTCCGGAGCAGGGTGGCACCGTGCCTCCCGCGGCGGGCCATGAATGCCGCGGGAGGCCCGAGCGGAGAAAAGATCAGTGGCCTGCTTTTTGCGGCACCACCTGCGGCTTGATCGCCGACTGAGGGGCCTTGTGGACCATGGTGTAGGCGTATTCCACGCCCACGCCGTAGGCGCCACCCTGTCCTTTGATCAGCCCCATCAGCTTGTCGTAGTGCTCGCGCTTTGCCCAGTCGCGCTGCCATTCGAGCAAGGCGGGGAGCGCGGTCACCCGCACCGCTCCGGCCTGGACCATGCGGGAAAGCGAAGCCTCGTGGGCGGCAGGCGAGGTCGCACCGCAGCAGTCTTCCACGACGTAGATGTTGTAGCCTTCGCCCAGCATCTCGATCGTCGGCCAGGTCACGCAGACTTCCGTCCACAGACCGGTCATGAGGATGTTCTTGCGGCCGGTGGCGCGGATCGCGGCGCGGAAGCCTTCGTCGTCCCAAGAATTCATCGAGGTCCGCTCGACAATCGGCTGGCCTGGAAAGACATCGAGCAACTGCGGCCAGATGTAGCCGCTGAAGGACTCGGTTTCCACCGCGGTGAGCACCGTGGGGACATTGAACTCCTTCGCGACCTTGGCGAGGAGCGTGACATTGTTGATGAGCGTGGCGCGGTCGATGTTCGCGACGCCGAAGGTCATCTGCGGCTGGTGGTCGATGAAAACGACGGCGCTGTCCTCGGCCGTGAAGAGCTTGTGATAGGAGTTCATGGTGGTTCTCGCATTTCATGGGAAAGCCATCACCACCGTGACGGAAAAAATCACTCGATGTCGCCGATCTCGCCGAGGCGCCCCCATGGCCCGGGCTTGGTCCGCATCATCAGCACGCTCGGCGTAGGTGTGCCCTTGTCCGGGATGAACACCGAGAGCCCGCCGCCCACAAGATCGATCTGCGTCCCGGAGATGCTGTTCACGCGCAAGCGGCGGGCTACCTTGAAACGTTTGACCTTTCCGGACGGCTGGGTCTCCGTCCAATGGTCGCCATCCCGTTTCCAGACTCGTTTGCCGGGATCGTCAAAGGAGTAATTGAAGGTGAAGCTGGCCGGGCTGTTGTCCACCGGCTCCGGGGCGGCCTCCTGGAGGGCGATGAAGCGCGGCTGATCGTGCAGGCCCTTATACACCGTGTCCCGGAGAAGCGAGCCGATGTCCGGATGGCCCGCCTCGATGGAGCGCTCCATCAAACCCAAAGTCTGCTGTTCTGAAGATTCCTGCTCCTTTCCTCCTCTCGCCATTTGTTCGCTTGCTTGCGCGCTGAATCCCGCGGCGCGGTCGAGGTCAGCCCACGCAGTGGGGAAGATCTCCGCGATCCGCGAGGCGGCTGCCAAGGCATCTGCCGGGTCTCGATTGTCGAGACATGCCTGGCAAAGCTTGTCCTGAGCCAGGGAGAGGGCCGACCGGTAGTCCATGCGGCCAGGCATCGCAAGGTAGGCGCGCTCGAGACAGGATACCGCCTGCCGATAGAAAGCCTGGGCCTCCCCGAGATCGTTCCGGGCGCGACGCCGGTCTCCCAGCAACTCAAGCGTGAGAGCTTCCAACTGATGATGGCCGGCATTCTCCGGGAATTCCTTGGCGAGCGCCTGACGCACTGCCAGCGACTCGTGGAAAGTCCGCTCCGCCTCCTCATCACGCCCCAGTTCCACGAGAACTTGACCGAGCGAATGCACCGCCGAGGCAAGCCAATGGCGGTAGTCGGCATTCGGCGTAACCTCGGTGGAAAGCTTGCGGTAGAGTTCGACCGCGCGGCGCGAGAACTCCAGCCCTTCCTCTTTCTTGCCAGCGTAGGTAAGGAACAATCCGATATGGTGACAACCGGCTGCGAGTTCGAGGCGGTATTCCGGCCGGGCATCGACCGCTCTCGCAAGCTCTTCCGAAATTGCCAGCGCAGCACGTAAATGCGATTCCGAGCGATCATAGATAGCCGCGTTTCCAAGTACCTTGCCGAGGCTCCTCCGGTCCCTGGCGAGGTCGGCACGGCTCTCCTCCGTTGGCGGGGTGAGCTTCATCTTCTCCTCCCGGGCAGCGATCGAGCGCAGCATCACCTCTTCCGCTTCGTCAATCCGGCCATCTTTCGCCAAGGCCCGGCCATAGCTGAACAGCGTGGAGATCACAGAGTCCCGGAAACCCTCGTTATCTGGAAAGTCTCTCACCAGCGCCTCGGCGATCTCCACCGACCGCTTTTGCATAGCCACCGCTTCGCTCGTGCGGCCCATCTCCCTCAGGATCACCGAAAGATTGTTGTATCGTACTCCAAGGATGTCGCGGTATCCGCCATTGTCCGGAAACTCGGCCACCAATTCCTCCGCAGTGCGGGCTGACTGGCTCATCGCCTCGAAGGATTTCTCTTGGTCCCCCATATCCCGGTAAAGGCTGCCGAGCCTCCCGAAGGCCCAGCTCCTGTCATTGCGCACCACAGGGTCGCGGTCGGTGGTTTTCAGCAGTTCCTCGTAGTACGGGAGCGCGGTATTTAATAGCTCCTTGCGGAGCTTCCGGAACTCCTCGCCCTGGAGCTGCGGCTCCGAGGTGACGCTATTCAGATAGCGCTCGACCGCATGGCGGGCGCGGCCGAAATTGGCTTCGGCATCGATGCGGCTGGCCTCAGCTTCCACTCGCGCTCTTTTCGCCTCTGCTGCCTGCGACAAGCTCACC containing:
- a CDS encoding serine/threonine-protein kinase — encoded protein: MPEGSATTRTPVPLSSESAEALLDLGFHTEANRRDRDEQPGDVVGRYRLIALLGEGGFGAVWSAEQTEPIHRELALKLIKRGMDSREIIARFAAESQALAMMDHPNIAAVLDAATCPDGLPYFAMELVKGPPLTTYCDLRSLSVQERLELFIPVCQAVQHAHQKAILHRDLKPSNILVAEVDGKPVPKVIDFGIAKALGTPNEAAFQESLLLTRAGLVVGTLQYMSPEQAGSVADVDTRSDIYSLGAILYELLCGRTPDAIDETVAYDEVLRRIRTSEVIRPSHRLLDEAVAAHRGGDLLRVRRAIRGDLDWIVLKALEKDRRRRYETANALALDLRRYLDQQPVTAVAPTWTYQFSKFARRNRAALAAAGIVILTLVGATVVSLSQAAEAKRARVEAEASRIDAEANFGRARHAVERYLNSVTSEPQLQGEEFRKLRKELLNTALPYYEELLKTTDRDPVVRNDRSWAFGRLGSLYRDMGDQEKSFEAMSQSARTAEELVAEFPDNGGYRDILGVRYNNLSVILREMGRTSEAVAMQKRSVEIAEALVRDFPDNEGFRDSVISTLFSYGRALAKDGRIDEAEEVMLRSIAAREEKMKLTPPTEESRADLARDRRSLGKVLGNAAIYDRSESHLRAALAISEELARAVDARPEYRLELAAGCHHIGLFLTYAGKKEEGLEFSRRAVELYRKLSTEVTPNADYRHWLASAVHSLGQVLVELGRDEEAERTFHESLAVRQALAKEFPENAGHHQLEALTLELLGDRRRARNDLGEAQAFYRQAVSCLERAYLAMPGRMDYRSALSLAQDKLCQACLDNRDPADALAAASRIAEIFPTAWADLDRAAGFSAQASEQMARGGKEQESSEQQTLGLMERSIEAGHPDIGSLLRDTVYKGLHDQPRFIALQEAAPEPVDNSPASFTFNYSFDDPGKRVWKRDGDHWTETQPSGKVKRFKVARRLRVNSISGTQIDLVGGGLSVFIPDKGTPTPSVLMMRTKPGPWGRLGEIGDIE
- a CDS encoding hydrolase, which gives rise to MNSYHKLFTAEDSAVVFIDHQPQMTFGVANIDRATLINNVTLLAKVAKEFNVPTVLTAVETESFSGYIWPQLLDVFPGQPIVERTSMNSWDDEGFRAAIRATGRKNILMTGLWTEVCVTWPTIEMLGEGYNIYVVEDCCGATSPAAHEASLSRMVQAGAVRVTALPALLEWQRDWAKREHYDKLMGLIKGQGGAYGVGVEYAYTMVHKAPQSAIKPQVVPQKAGH
- a CDS encoding antibiotic biosynthesis monooxygenase is translated as MSPPPEDPSVTVVVRRRTKPGCEADFEGAMREFITFALSFPGNRGIHVLRSEQGHPRDYTVVDRFADMEARRAFTASEAYKEWMVRLRTLTEEDPHIEEMGGLSGWFTLPGQPHAHPPPKPKMALVTFLGVYPLTSVLPPLFGKLLPAWHPLARNVLVTGLVVALLTWVVMPNLTKLFRRWLFPTI
- a CDS encoding alginate export family protein; the encoded protein is MIAMRNLALLPVLAGLCHAEPDESRWSIDGHARTMYESYHGLDLGLGPVDDDDWIHQRVQAMFSWENDQSLRLAAELTWGRMWGKESPLAPPDEDDVDFLQLFAQGDLTFGNDTLEIRAGRQTLYYGSGRLLAAREGANQRLAHDALVLSWQCDEHSRVDAFIASPVAVEPGAFDNVSHAGDIRFWSLYSVMPLTRGNFLDLYYIGLRDEDSIFAEDGGHETRHTLGARCWRETEPVILNTELIFQFGEAAGREIIAGAASLGIGYVFMDAPWRPSLQLRADAISGGDDTGTLHTFHPLFQANNYFNEGGFLSPSNLYNLNPLVALKPRENVELTFGVNFQWRFSPDDAIYGPPLQRLGGPAVDGERYLGTAFNASLAWEITSATSMFLGYTHHQAGPSLTGVGGSSVDYLQASFRQEF